A genomic segment from Meiothermus sp. CFH 77666 encodes:
- a CDS encoding thioesterase family protein, giving the protein MKPIPPGYQATFETVVTDEMTVDFEHPDDPQLGKLHPVYATYWMAKHMELAGRKIILPFLEEGDEGIGSKVNVDHQASALPGMKVRIVAEHLRTEGNRVHARCTAWNELGDQIGEGYTEQVILPRAKLLRIFEKLQERWQAHQNPTGEPSNLS; this is encoded by the coding sequence ATGAAACCCATCCCTCCCGGCTACCAGGCTACCTTCGAGACGGTCGTTACCGACGAAATGACCGTGGACTTCGAGCACCCCGACGACCCCCAGCTCGGCAAGCTGCACCCGGTCTATGCCACCTACTGGATGGCCAAGCACATGGAACTGGCGGGCCGCAAAATCATCCTGCCCTTCCTGGAAGAGGGCGACGAGGGCATCGGCTCCAAGGTGAACGTGGATCACCAGGCCTCGGCCCTACCGGGCATGAAGGTTCGCATAGTGGCCGAACACCTCCGCACCGAGGGCAACCGTGTTCATGCCAGGTGCACCGCCTGGAACGAGCTGGGCGACCAGATTGGCGAGGGCTACACCGAACAGGTAATCCTGCCCAGAGCCAAACTCCTGCGGATTTTCGAAAAACTCCAGGAGCGCTGGCAGGCCCACCAAAACCCCACTGGGGAGCCCTCAAACCTATCCTGA
- a CDS encoding LON peptidase substrate-binding domain-containing protein yields MKRLPLFPLPETVVFPGLLIPLYIFEERYKQMVRDLLAQSEDQRRFVITLATEAGIREVGGYVDLLAASENPDGTFNIVCRGGERCRVEGVGVFEKNLYQTTLDIPFPLERTARSEEIVAAWDAMEAFRGYVAGVADPQALEEAIANLPDDPLYQASFLCVNLRVPALDRQALLEAPSLVARLELAQTLMRQGSISSTAAEA; encoded by the coding sequence ATGAAGCGCCTTCCCCTGTTCCCTTTGCCCGAGACGGTGGTGTTTCCGGGGTTGCTCATTCCGCTCTACATTTTCGAGGAGCGCTATAAGCAGATGGTGCGTGATTTGCTGGCCCAGAGCGAAGACCAGCGCCGTTTTGTGATTACCCTGGCCACCGAGGCCGGTATCCGGGAGGTGGGGGGGTATGTGGACTTGCTGGCTGCCTCGGAAAACCCCGATGGCACCTTCAATATTGTGTGCCGGGGGGGTGAGCGCTGCCGGGTGGAGGGGGTGGGGGTTTTCGAGAAAAACCTCTACCAGACCACGCTGGACATCCCCTTTCCATTGGAGCGCACCGCCCGCAGCGAGGAGATTGTGGCCGCCTGGGATGCAATGGAGGCTTTTCGGGGCTATGTGGCCGGGGTGGCCGACCCGCAAGCCCTGGAAGAGGCCATTGCCAACCTGCCCGACGACCCTTTGTACCAGGCTTCGTTTTTGTGCGTGAACCTGCGGGTTCCGGCCCTGGATCGGCAAGCGCTGCTGGAGGCCCCCTCGCTGGTAGCGAGGCTCGAGCTGGCCCAAACCCTCATGCGCCAGGGTTCCATCTCGAGTACCGCTGCGGAGGCCTGA
- a CDS encoding VWA domain-containing protein, with the protein MVFIWPWALGLLLLIPLFIWHYRRALRPPAESVVLHPDVALLARASRRTQNWRQHLPAGLYLLALVAAVLALARPTLPVLQADPRAAVVLTVDISRSMQATDVQPSRFEAARAALRTFIRELPEGMRVALVTFSRDAQLVVPLTTDRARLLEAVDFLDLNLGTAIGDAILESITALPPLSERAEAPDPKSLATIILLTDGRSLAGVDPVEAAQEAARLQIRVHAIGIGRTTEGPVPGLPEQYALAAQFDEETLKEIARVGDGEYFFVDSAGKLKEAYRNLTRQMMWRIRRDEATAYLALLAGMFLMLSLGVAQLRRRVV; encoded by the coding sequence ATGGTGTTTATCTGGCCCTGGGCTCTGGGTTTGTTGTTGCTGATACCGCTCTTCATCTGGCATTACCGCCGGGCTTTGCGCCCGCCTGCCGAGTCGGTGGTGCTGCACCCGGACGTGGCCCTGCTGGCGCGGGCCTCGAGGCGAACCCAAAACTGGCGGCAGCACCTCCCCGCCGGGCTTTATTTGCTGGCGCTCGTGGCAGCGGTTTTGGCCCTGGCCCGCCCTACCCTTCCGGTGTTGCAGGCCGACCCCCGCGCGGCGGTGGTGCTGACGGTGGACATCAGCCGCTCGATGCAGGCTACCGATGTGCAGCCCAGTCGGTTCGAGGCCGCCCGAGCCGCGCTGCGAACCTTTATCCGGGAGTTGCCGGAAGGGATGCGGGTGGCGCTGGTAACGTTTTCCCGCGATGCCCAACTGGTGGTGCCCCTCACCACCGACCGGGCGCGCTTGTTGGAAGCGGTAGACTTCCTGGACCTGAACCTGGGCACCGCCATTGGCGACGCCATTCTGGAGAGCATTACGGCCCTGCCCCCCCTGTCCGAACGGGCTGAGGCCCCGGATCCCAAGAGTCTGGCCACCATCATCCTGCTCACCGATGGCCGCAGCCTGGCGGGGGTTGACCCGGTGGAGGCGGCCCAGGAGGCCGCCCGCTTGCAAATTCGGGTGCATGCCATCGGTATTGGCCGCACCACCGAAGGCCCGGTGCCGGGGCTGCCCGAGCAGTATGCGCTGGCTGCACAGTTCGACGAAGAGACGCTCAAGGAGATAGCCCGGGTGGGGGACGGAGAGTATTTCTTCGTGGACTCGGCGGGCAAACTCAAAGAGGCCTACCGCAACCTGACCCGACAGATGATGTGGCGCATCCGTCGGGATGAGGCCACTGCCTACCTGGCCCTGCTGGCCGGGATGTTCTTGATGTTGAGCCTGGGGGTTGCCCAGTTGCGACGTCGGGTGGTGTAG